Proteins encoded by one window of Rubrobacter indicoceani:
- a CDS encoding NUDIX hydrolase yields the protein MSSSEASTLNPNDLVYGDAFAAGLRSRLLSPLDGWRELQSSFAPTDAETGERLRRFPDDPDTARRAAVLVPVILEDAGPELVYTLRKDHLSDHAGQISFPGGGRDPSDNSLLETALREASEEIDLPRHAVEVAGTLENMYIPPSNFLVTPFVGLLNPGAKFTLAPEEVERVFTVPIRTLLHPKTYDRRLWSHEGRRLDVPVFAVEAEGKPYEIWGATAAITALLLARLGWRIPT from the coding sequence TTGTCGAGTAGTGAGGCTTCAACCCTGAACCCGAACGATCTGGTCTATGGGGACGCTTTTGCAGCCGGCCTTCGCAGTCGTCTCTTATCGCCGCTCGACGGCTGGCGCGAGTTGCAGAGCAGCTTCGCCCCGACCGACGCCGAAACCGGCGAACGACTCCGGCGTTTCCCCGACGACCCGGATACCGCGCGCCGCGCCGCCGTTCTTGTGCCCGTGATCCTCGAAGACGCCGGACCGGAACTCGTCTACACGCTCAGGAAGGACCACCTCAGCGACCACGCCGGACAGATATCTTTCCCCGGCGGCGGTCGTGATCCCTCAGATAACTCCCTTCTCGAAACGGCCCTTCGCGAAGCGAGCGAGGAGATAGATTTGCCCCGGCACGCCGTCGAAGTCGCCGGGACGCTTGAGAACATGTACATCCCGCCCTCCAATTTTCTTGTAACGCCGTTTGTCGGCCTCCTGAACCCCGGCGCGAAGTTCACCCTCGCCCCCGAAGAGGTGGAGAGGGTCTTCACCGTCCCGATCCGGACCCTCCTTCACCCGAAGACCTACGACCGCCGACTCTGGAGCCACGAGGGACGCAGGCTCGACGTACCCGTCTTCGCCGTCGAAGCCGAAGGCAAACCGTATGAAATCTGGGGCGCGACCGCCGCCATTACCGCCCTGCTCCTCGCCCGCCTCGGCTGGCGAATCCCAACCTGA
- a CDS encoding DUF2339 domain-containing protein has product MRGLVDREEVLARLDRLEAEVAGQREALLRLARGSGVSGVDGVVEKEVGGVRDRPGVFGGFARIGERYGDLLRAEWWFTRGGVVLLLLGLAFLFKLSVDEGWITPAVRVLFGVGLGGGLILGGRRVSGRRLVVGQAMMGGGVAALYASGFAAHSLYSLVPFAVAFLSMVGVTGAAFWLAVRQDVASLAVIGVTGGLATPFLLYNGDGSIVGAVVYTCVVLGGAAAIYLYRGWTTLLVPACLGAVVSLTAVETLAWVPDRGQTVTAALLAGVVFCWIASSGVPVLRSVMLRVRRTAQPSPVAYLVGAFLFTILCGSLFGIIARFGATEAFGLTFLGAAVLHAAVAYLLHRSDRFRDSRTVYAQGAAGICLANIGLALTLAPWTFFAVITVEAVLLLYWGRRSADDPALLTAHGLFAALAVRAAFGLISAPALTGDQAPWAMPVATLFGTLVAFSVGRRMLSGVPAFVYMLAAHVVFLAWLLNVISPLPNGGMLVTTAWGVYGAGLLVASLRLDGGLAFKVAVATLLFSVAKLFAVDLFWVEAAYRISLFLGFGALFLSLGYYLRSLWRPTLQQKALKESPGTT; this is encoded by the coding sequence ATGAGGGGTCTGGTGGATCGCGAGGAGGTTCTTGCCCGGTTGGACCGGCTCGAGGCCGAGGTTGCCGGGCAGCGGGAGGCTCTGTTGCGCCTGGCCCGTGGCTCGGGGGTTTCCGGTGTAGACGGGGTGGTCGAAAAAGAAGTCGGCGGGGTTCGGGACCGGCCGGGGGTTTTCGGGGGGTTTGCCCGGATCGGGGAGCGGTACGGGGACTTGCTTCGGGCAGAGTGGTGGTTTACCCGGGGCGGCGTCGTCCTGCTGCTTTTAGGCCTGGCGTTTCTGTTCAAGCTCTCGGTGGATGAGGGTTGGATCACGCCCGCGGTCAGGGTGCTTTTCGGGGTGGGGCTTGGCGGGGGTCTGATCCTCGGCGGGCGGCGGGTCTCCGGCAGGCGGTTGGTGGTGGGGCAGGCGATGATGGGGGGTGGCGTCGCCGCTCTCTACGCAAGCGGTTTCGCGGCTCACTCTCTGTACTCGCTCGTGCCGTTCGCGGTTGCGTTCCTGTCGATGGTCGGTGTTACCGGGGCCGCGTTCTGGCTTGCCGTGCGTCAGGATGTGGCTTCTCTGGCCGTTATCGGGGTTACGGGCGGGCTTGCCACGCCGTTCCTGCTCTATAACGGCGACGGTTCCATCGTCGGGGCGGTTGTATACACCTGCGTCGTACTCGGCGGTGCGGCGGCGATATACCTCTACCGGGGATGGACGACGCTGCTCGTCCCGGCCTGCCTCGGGGCCGTGGTCTCGCTCACCGCCGTCGAGACTCTGGCCTGGGTGCCGGACCGCGGTCAGACCGTCACGGCGGCGCTTCTGGCGGGCGTGGTCTTCTGCTGGATAGCATCCTCCGGCGTCCCGGTTCTCAGGAGCGTGATGCTCCGGGTGCGGCGCACGGCACAGCCGTCGCCGGTTGCGTACCTCGTCGGTGCGTTTCTTTTTACGATTCTCTGCGGCTCGCTCTTCGGCATCATCGCACGGTTCGGTGCAACAGAGGCGTTCGGCCTGACCTTTCTCGGGGCGGCTGTCCTGCATGCTGCGGTTGCGTACCTGCTGCATCGCTCGGACCGGTTCCGGGACAGTAGAACGGTCTACGCTCAGGGCGCCGCCGGGATCTGCCTCGCAAACATCGGCCTCGCGCTGACCCTGGCCCCGTGGACGTTCTTCGCCGTTATCACCGTCGAGGCGGTGCTGCTGCTCTACTGGGGGCGACGCTCCGCAGACGACCCTGCCCTCCTGACGGCGCACGGCCTCTTTGCAGCGCTCGCCGTCCGGGCGGCGTTCGGCCTGATCTCCGCCCCCGCGCTCACCGGAGATCAGGCCCCATGGGCGATGCCGGTCGCGACGCTTTTCGGGACGCTCGTCGCTTTCTCCGTCGGTCGGAGGATGCTCTCGGGCGTGCCGGCCTTCGTCTACATGCTCGCGGCTCACGTCGTGTTTCTGGCCTGGCTTCTGAATGTGATTTCGCCCCTGCCGAACGGTGGCATGCTCGTTACAACAGCGTGGGGGGTCTACGGCGCGGGGCTGCTCGTCGCGTCGCTCCGGCTCGACGGCGGCCTCGCCTTCAAGGTCGCCGTTGCGACGCTCCTGTTCTCCGTCGCAAAACTCTTCGCCGTGGACCTCTTCTGGGTCGAGGCGGCTTACAGGATCTCCCTCTTCCTCGGCTTCGGCGCGCTCTTCCTTTCGCTCGGCTACTACCTCCGAAGCCTCTGGAGACCCACCCTCCAGCAGAAAGCCCTGAAAGAGAGTCCCGGCACGACATAA
- a CDS encoding iron ABC transporter substrate-binding protein → MLLASCGQSSTESGGAGSSGDSGSTGSSGTEESTGAAASGGGSATGDDTLVIYSGRSAELVGPIIDTYIEESGVDVQVRYGDTAELAATLLEEGQNSPADIYFAQDAGALGAVSEEDLLTELPDSILSPVDERLVSEEGEWVGISGRARVVAYNTENLTEEDLPESILDFTDPEWDGRIGWAPTNGSFQAFVTALREIEGEDVAREWLEGVQANNPTVYEDNTTTLEAVAAGEVDVGFVNHYYLFRALEEQGEDFGARNYYPTGGDPGALVNVAGAGILNSSDNQEEAQAFLEYMVSEEAQQYFADETYEYPVIEGIETNEELVPLEEIDTPDIDLSNLDDLEGTLELLQGTNVL, encoded by the coding sequence ATGCTTCTCGCGTCGTGCGGTCAGTCGTCTACGGAGTCCGGCGGGGCCGGTTCATCGGGTGATTCCGGGAGCACGGGCTCATCGGGTACGGAGGAGAGCACCGGCGCGGCTGCCTCCGGGGGTGGTTCGGCGACGGGCGACGATACGCTGGTCATATATTCCGGTCGCAGCGCCGAGCTTGTAGGGCCGATCATCGACACCTATATCGAAGAGAGCGGCGTGGACGTTCAGGTTCGCTACGGGGATACGGCGGAGCTTGCCGCGACGCTGCTCGAAGAGGGCCAGAACAGCCCGGCGGACATCTACTTCGCCCAGGACGCCGGAGCGCTCGGGGCCGTATCCGAGGAGGACCTTCTCACCGAGCTGCCGGACTCCATCCTCTCCCCGGTGGACGAGCGGCTTGTCTCCGAAGAGGGCGAGTGGGTCGGCATCTCCGGTCGGGCGCGGGTCGTTGCCTACAACACGGAGAACCTCACGGAAGAGGACCTTCCGGAGTCCATCCTCGACTTCACCGACCCCGAGTGGGATGGCAGGATCGGCTGGGCGCCGACAAACGGTTCTTTTCAGGCGTTCGTCACAGCTCTCAGGGAGATAGAGGGCGAAGACGTGGCCCGCGAGTGGCTCGAAGGTGTTCAGGCCAACAACCCGACCGTCTACGAGGACAACACGACCACGCTTGAAGCGGTAGCGGCGGGCGAGGTCGACGTCGGCTTCGTCAACCACTACTACCTCTTCCGCGCGCTCGAGGAGCAGGGCGAGGACTTCGGGGCCAGAAACTACTACCCGACCGGCGGAGACCCGGGCGCACTCGTCAACGTCGCGGGCGCGGGCATCCTGAACAGCTCGGACAATCAGGAAGAAGCTCAGGCGTTTCTCGAGTACATGGTCTCGGAAGAGGCGCAGCAGTACTTCGCCGACGAGACGTACGAGTACCCGGTCATCGAGGGCATCGAGACCAACGAAGAACTCGTGCCGCTCGAAGAGATAGACACCCCGGACATAGACCTCTCCAACCTTGACGACCTCGAAGGCACGCTGGAGCTGCTCCAGGGCACAAACGTACTGTAA
- a CDS encoding PAS domain S-box protein — MTINGRTDKELDFRKMVEYSGHIVALCSTDGTLLYANPAFERAYGYPLREVVGKMNVNDYVHPEDVEGVANETLRAIAETGPNETVRSWAVFRFRCADGEYKKVWVVGTYLLEEPGIEGVIINATEFVE; from the coding sequence ATGACGATTAACGGGCGAACCGATAAAGAGTTGGATTTCAGGAAGATGGTGGAGTACAGCGGTCATATAGTGGCCCTGTGTTCTACGGATGGAACGCTTCTCTACGCGAACCCGGCTTTCGAGCGGGCGTACGGCTATCCCCTCAGAGAGGTCGTCGGGAAGATGAACGTCAACGACTACGTCCATCCCGAAGACGTCGAAGGTGTTGCAAACGAGACGCTTCGGGCCATCGCCGAGACCGGGCCGAACGAAACCGTCCGCAGCTGGGCGGTCTTCCGCTTCCGGTGCGCCGACGGGGAGTACAAAAAAGTCTGGGTTGTAGGGACCTACCTGCTCGAAGAACCGGGGATAGAGGGTGTGATCATCAACGCCACGGAGTTTGTCGAGTAG